One region of Sus scrofa isolate TJ Tabasco breed Duroc chromosome 3, Sscrofa11.1, whole genome shotgun sequence genomic DNA includes:
- the SUSD3 gene encoding sushi domain-containing protein 3 isoform X3, with amino-acid sequence MVFHASHSGSPKWLLSGGCGFWRPLHSPTDVLGTYFDNRALQSLLANWSWIEKKHPGMCVQVQSPSQGTFQVLRGDGTSVGTVIMFHCPSGHQMVGSGLLTCAWKGSIAEWSSGTPTCKTIPPYETFGFRVAVISSIVSCAIILLMSMAFLTCCLMKCVKKSEQQRSDRAAQLWLQLRGEDLETVQAPYLGLKGLNNNNSSSSGEPRVQPIHGHDNHSFTTTQQGSMVP; translated from the exons ATGGTGTTCCATGCATCCCACAGTGGATCCCCTAAGTGGCTGCTTTCAGGTGGATGTGGATTTTGGCGGCCTCTCCATTCCCCCACGGATGTCCTGGGTACATACTTTGATAACAGAGCCCTCCAGAGTTTGTTGGCGAATTGGTCGTGGATTGAGAAAAAGCATCCAG gCATGTGTGTGCAAGTGCAGTCACCCTCACAGGGTACCTTCCAAGTACTTCGTGGGGACGGCACTTCTGTGGGAACTGTCATCATGTTCCACTGCCCCTCGGGCCACCAGATGGTGGGGTCTGGCCTCCTCACCTGTGCCTGGAAGGGAAGCATCGCTGAGTGGTCTTCAGGGACCCCCACGTGCAAGA CTATACCACCCTATGAGACCTTTGGCTTCAGGGTGGCCGTGATCTCCTCCATCGTCAGCTGTGCCATTATCCTGCTCATGTCCATGGCCTTCCTCACCTGCTGCCTCATGAAATGTGTGAAGAAGAGTGAGCAGCAGCGGTCAGACAG GGCAgcccagctgtggctccagttgagAGGCGAGGACTTGGAGACAGTACAGGCCCCTTACCTTGGCCTCAAGggcctcaacaacaacaacagcagcagcagtggggaGCCCAGAGTCCAGCCCATCCATGGGCACGACAACCACAGCTTCACCAC GACCCAGCAGGGCTCCATGGTGCCCTGA
- the SUSD3 gene encoding sushi domain-containing protein 3 isoform X1, producing MVFHASHSGSPKWLLSGGCGFWRPLHSPTDVLGTYFDNRALQSLLANWSWIEKKHPGMCVQVQSPSQGTFQVLRGDGTSVGTVIMFHCPSGHQMVGSGLLTCAWKGSIAEWSSGTPTCKTIPPYETFGFRVAVISSIVSCAIILLMSMAFLTCCLMKCVKKSEQQRSDRAAQLWLQLRGEDLETVQAPYLGLKGLNNNNSSSSGEPRVQPIHGHDNHSFTTDLGEGTRGLANMARGMDKDPWTLSGPTSSPHAQVMVHTATAGQTPPAPTMGVLR from the exons ATGGTGTTCCATGCATCCCACAGTGGATCCCCTAAGTGGCTGCTTTCAGGTGGATGTGGATTTTGGCGGCCTCTCCATTCCCCCACGGATGTCCTGGGTACATACTTTGATAACAGAGCCCTCCAGAGTTTGTTGGCGAATTGGTCGTGGATTGAGAAAAAGCATCCAG gCATGTGTGTGCAAGTGCAGTCACCCTCACAGGGTACCTTCCAAGTACTTCGTGGGGACGGCACTTCTGTGGGAACTGTCATCATGTTCCACTGCCCCTCGGGCCACCAGATGGTGGGGTCTGGCCTCCTCACCTGTGCCTGGAAGGGAAGCATCGCTGAGTGGTCTTCAGGGACCCCCACGTGCAAGA CTATACCACCCTATGAGACCTTTGGCTTCAGGGTGGCCGTGATCTCCTCCATCGTCAGCTGTGCCATTATCCTGCTCATGTCCATGGCCTTCCTCACCTGCTGCCTCATGAAATGTGTGAAGAAGAGTGAGCAGCAGCGGTCAGACAG GGCAgcccagctgtggctccagttgagAGGCGAGGACTTGGAGACAGTACAGGCCCCTTACCTTGGCCTCAAGggcctcaacaacaacaacagcagcagcagtggggaGCCCAGAGTCCAGCCCATCCATGGGCACGACAACCACAGCTTCACCAC AGACCTCGGCGAGGGCACCAGAGGTCTGGCCAACATGGCCCGAGGCATGGACAAGGACCCCTGGACCCTCAGTGGCCCCACCAGCTCACCCCACGCCCAGGTGATGGTGCACACAGCAACCGCAGGGCAGACCCCGCCTGCCCCCACCATGGGAGTGCTTAGATAG
- the SUSD3 gene encoding sushi domain-containing protein 3 isoform X4 — protein sequence MCVQVQSPSQGTFQVLRGDGTSVGTVIMFHCPSGHQMVGSGLLTCAWKGSIAEWSSGTPTCKTIPPYETFGFRVAVISSIVSCAIILLMSMAFLTCCLMKCVKKSEQQRSDRAAQLWLQLRGEDLETVQAPYLGLKGLNNNNSSSSGEPRVQPIHGHDNHSFTTDLGEGTRGLANMARGMDKDPWTLSGPTSSPHAQVMVHTATAGQTPPAPTMGVLR from the exons ATGTGTGTGCAAGTGCAGTCACCCTCACAGGGTACCTTCCAAGTACTTCGTGGGGACGGCACTTCTGTGGGAACTGTCATCATGTTCCACTGCCCCTCGGGCCACCAGATGGTGGGGTCTGGCCTCCTCACCTGTGCCTGGAAGGGAAGCATCGCTGAGTGGTCTTCAGGGACCCCCACGTGCAAGA CTATACCACCCTATGAGACCTTTGGCTTCAGGGTGGCCGTGATCTCCTCCATCGTCAGCTGTGCCATTATCCTGCTCATGTCCATGGCCTTCCTCACCTGCTGCCTCATGAAATGTGTGAAGAAGAGTGAGCAGCAGCGGTCAGACAG GGCAgcccagctgtggctccagttgagAGGCGAGGACTTGGAGACAGTACAGGCCCCTTACCTTGGCCTCAAGggcctcaacaacaacaacagcagcagcagtggggaGCCCAGAGTCCAGCCCATCCATGGGCACGACAACCACAGCTTCACCAC AGACCTCGGCGAGGGCACCAGAGGTCTGGCCAACATGGCCCGAGGCATGGACAAGGACCCCTGGACCCTCAGTGGCCCCACCAGCTCACCCCACGCCCAGGTGATGGTGCACACAGCAACCGCAGGGCAGACCCCGCCTGCCCCCACCATGGGAGTGCTTAGATAG
- the SUSD3 gene encoding sushi domain-containing protein 3 isoform X2 — MCVQVQSPSQGTFQVLRGDGTSVGTVIMFHCPSGHQMVGSGLLTCAWKGSIAEWSSGTPTCKTIPPYETFGFRVAVISSIVSCAIILLMSMAFLTCCLMKCVKKSEQQRSDRYSGPALPRGIFCRHPRPPGRIREQGCRELASCCSQSSKGMEDCGSLAWCFTRQAGSPAVAPVERRGLGDSTGPLPWPQGPQQQQQQQQWGAQSPAHPWARQPQLHHRPRRGHQRSGQHGPRHGQGPLDPQWPHQLTPRPGDGAHSNRRADPACPHHGSA, encoded by the exons ATGTGTGTGCAAGTGCAGTCACCCTCACAGGGTACCTTCCAAGTACTTCGTGGGGACGGCACTTCTGTGGGAACTGTCATCATGTTCCACTGCCCCTCGGGCCACCAGATGGTGGGGTCTGGCCTCCTCACCTGTGCCTGGAAGGGAAGCATCGCTGAGTGGTCTTCAGGGACCCCCACGTGCAAGA CTATACCACCCTATGAGACCTTTGGCTTCAGGGTGGCCGTGATCTCCTCCATCGTCAGCTGTGCCATTATCCTGCTCATGTCCATGGCCTTCCTCACCTGCTGCCTCATGAAATGTGTGAAGAAGAGTGAGCAGCAGCGGTCAGACAGGTACAGTGGCCCAGCACTGCCAAGGGGCATCTTCTGCAGGCATCCCAGGCCTCCTGGGCGCATCAGGGAGCAGGGCTGCAGGGAGCTTGCATCTTGCTGTTCACAGAGCAGCAAGGGCATGGAGGACTGTGGCTCATTGGCTTGGTGTTTCACAAGACAGGCG GGCAgcccagctgtggctccagttgagAGGCGAGGACTTGGAGACAGTACAGGCCCCTTACCTTGGCCTCAAGggcctcaacaacaacaacagcagcagcagtggggaGCCCAGAGTCCAGCCCATCCATGGGCACGACAACCACAGCTTCACCAC AGACCTCGGCGAGGGCACCAGAGGTCTGGCCAACATGGCCCGAGGCATGGACAAGGACCCCTGGACCCTCAGTGGCCCCACCAGCTCACCCCACGCCCAGGTGATGGTGCACACAGCAACCGCAGGGCAGACCCCGCCTGCCCCCACCATGGGAGTGCTTAG